The following coding sequences are from one Bufo bufo chromosome 2, aBufBuf1.1, whole genome shotgun sequence window:
- the LOC120992009 gene encoding gastrula zinc finger protein XlCGF17.1-like, whose product EKLFSCSECGKCFTQKSNLVIHERIHTGEKPYSCSECGKCFTEKSNLVGHERLHTGDKQYTCAECGKCFTRKSILVKHQRCHTGEKAYTCSECGKCFRQKSHLVLHERRHTGVKPYSCSECGKCFTDKSDLVKHQRYHTGEKPYSCSECGKCFTQKSDLVIHERLHTGEKPYSCSECGKCFTQKSNLVKHERSHTGEKPYSFSECGKRFSEISSLLKH is encoded by the coding sequence gagaagctattttcatgttcagaatgtgggaaatgttttacacagaaatccaatcttgttatacatgagagaattcacactggggaaaagccgtattcatgttcagaatgtgggaaatgttttacagagaaatcaaatcttgttggaCATGAGAGACTTCACACAGGAGATAAACAATATACATgtgcagaatgtggaaaatgtttcacacggaaatcaattcttgttaaacatcagagatgtcacacaggagagaaagcatatacatgttcagaatgtggaaaatgttttagacaaaaatcacatcttgttttacatgagagaagacacacaggagtgaagccatattcatgttcagaatgtgggaaatgttttacagataaatcagatcttgttaaacatcagagatatcacacaggagagaagccgtattcatgttcagaatgtgggaaatgttttacacagaaatcagatcttgttatacatgaaagacttcatacaggagagaagccatattcatgttcagaatgtgggaaatgttttacacagaaatccaatcttgttaaacatgagagaagtcacacaggagagaagccatattcgttttcagaatgtgggaaacgttttTCAGAAATATCAAGTCTTCTAAAACATTAA